The Ornithodoros turicata isolate Travis chromosome 7, ASM3712646v1, whole genome shotgun sequence genome includes a region encoding these proteins:
- the LOC135401533 gene encoding endothelin-converting enzyme 2-like isoform X2, which translates to MRHCGERRRRRRRMKTAEKKQSKKHGARKASPGPSTGHSPNRSPGPSDRRSAGQSPNVLTGASPIGSTSPFANRFTNRFDRNRGQPAQKEASRTGSRKRKPQKQREYKIEVAEVAEEDTRSPSPASIRTEKKSISLSRTIIVICVVTAVFLLLLSLVFSGTFKRLFYSEGHTGCRSSQCLEAYDLFQTMRSNNISACKDFYQYSCGGWHATGSNQSSAMEMLERMLSDSLNRTFYLKALEVSQKNRSYNVLTFYKSCYAFFSVERTFKELREGLLPRLNLSLEKSMKDPLSIFNEAVHMTLSRGIDTFFSISIVQSDGKYLVVITPGKSLERKLLNDAESGDRSHFKQYMHDFMATIDPGVLDGKTRTQIMLLDEKFGNITKSSGSVVTRRVTVGRLPTVPEMMTEDSWLEALRRNQPTKNLEEDSTVAVDDMEIVQEITEFLFSGNTSYMSLYLMMQATGTFLKLHFNAHVAPQHLCTMLSCQAFTADFTVLAAKEHIGESRTKHFHFFFNNARNQLLRSLSTGNWLDNGTLYGAATRMKAIALKTPAFEAEALSSGVPVMKPDFFSNYVAMLKYRKEQDNRHPKTDDERDNDENEPQCNVLLGSAAIFHDEKKEIIVPILFMMPPLYFDVDGDDFINYSIVGRNLVELLTMSFIGGGDEDPPWWSNQVSSAFYDNTLCYGRQFTTLLGNAVGMTAYVRKRLYASLRAVSQAAASLGDIFDEKERQLFFGRVCQTRCRRVFDAEPAPIPARPVCHFAVQNVPLFFDTFKCAANDTMRPQITCKPM; encoded by the exons atgcgccactgcggagaaagacgaagaagaagaagaagaatgaagacTGCTGAGAAGAAGCAGAGCAAGAAACATGGGGCGCGAAAGGCCTCACCTGGACCTTCAACAGGCCATTCGCCGAACCGTTCTCCTGGCCCTTCAGACAGACGTTCAGCCGGTCAATCACCAAACGTTTTAACGGGTGCTTCACCAATCGGCTCGACGAGTCCTTTCGCGAACCGATTTACGAACCGATTCGATCGGAATCGCGGCCAACCTGCACAAAAAG AGGCCTCTCGTACTGGTAGCCGGAAGCGAAAGCCCCAGAAGCAGC gcgAATACAAGATCGAAG TTGCTGAGGTTGCTGAGGAAGACACCAGATCCCCTAGTCCTGCAAGTATTAGAACAGAAAAGAAGTCAATATCTTTGAGCCGGACCATAATTGTGATCTGCGTCGTAACCGCCGTGTTCCTCCTCCTACTGTCTCTAGTCTTCAGCGGCACTTTTAAGCGACTTTTCTACAGCGAAGGTCATACCGGTTGCCGGAGCAGCCAGTGCCTTGAGGCTTACGACCTCTTCCAGACGATGCGCAGTAATAACATCTCGGCATGCAAGGATTTCTACCAATATTCCTGTGGCGGGTGGCACGCCACAGGGTCGAACCAGTCGTCGGCCATGGAGATGCTAGAACGCATGCTCTCGGACTCTCTCAACCGGACGTTTTATCTGAAGGCCCTCGAGGTTTCGCAGAAGAACCGCTCTTACAACGTTCTTACCTTTTACAAGTCTTGCTACGCATTTTTCAG CGTGGAACGCACTTTTAAGGAACTGCGAGAAGGCCTCTTACCGCGCTTGAACTTGTCCTTGGAGAAGTCAATGAAAGATCCCTTGTCCATCTTCAATGAAGCCGTGCACATGACACTGTCGAGAGGAATTGATACCTTCTTTTCCATCTCGATTGTACAGAGCGATGGCAAGTATCTAGTTGTGATTACGCCTGGAAAATCGCTGGAACGGAAACTCCTTAATGACGCCGAATCAGGGGATCGCTCCCATTTCAAGCAATACATGCACGATTTCATGGCGACAATCGACCCTGGGGTGCTCGACGGCAAGACGCGAACCCAGATCATGCTCCTCGACGAGAAGTTCGGCAATATAACGAAGTCATCCGGAAGTGTTGTCACAAGGAGGGTTACTGTAGGAAGGTTACCCACTGTTCCCGAGATGATGACGGAGGACAGCTGGCTTGAAGCGTTGCGTCGCAACCAGCCAACGAAGAATCTTGAAGAGGACAGTACCGTTGCCGTGGACGACATGGAAATTGTCCAGGAGATCACTGAGTTTCTGTTCTCCGGTAATACGTCGTATATGTCTCTCTACCTAATGATGCAAGCGACGGGGACTTTCCTAAAGCTCCACTTCAACGCCCATGTCGCTCCGCAGCATCTCTGCACCATGTTGTCGTGCCAAGCCTTTACTGCTGACTTCACGGTCCTGGCTGCTAAGGAGCACATTGGGGAATCTAGGACAAAAcatttccatttcttttttaaCAACGCTCGCAACCAACTTCTCAGAAGCCTGTCTACAGGGAACTGGCTTGACAATGGCACCCTGTATGGTGCTGCCACTCGAATGAAAGCCATCGCCTTAAAGACCCCTGCTTTTGAGGCAGAAGCGTTGTCGTCAGGTGTACCTGTTATGAAGCCGGATTTCTTCAGCAATTATGTCGCCATGTTAAAATATAGGAAGGAACAAGACAATAGGCACCCTAAAACTGATGATGAAAGAGACAATGACGAGAATGAACCCCAGTGCAACGTCTTGTTAGGAAGCGCTGCCATATTTCATGATGAGAAGAAGGAGATAATAGTGCCCATACTTTTCATGATGCCGCCTTTGTACTTCGACGTTGATGGGGATGACTTCATAAACTATTCGATCGTAGGCAGAAACCTTGTTGAACTCCTTACGATGTCCTTTATCGGAGGAGGAGATGAAGATCCTCCTTGGTGGTCAAATCAG GTATCGTCAGCATTCTACGACAACACGCTGTGTTATGGACGTCAATTTACGACTCTTCTTGGGAACGCCGTGGGAATGACCGCCTACGTGAGGAAACGACTCTATGCGTCACTTCGAGCGGTGTCCCAGGCAGCGGCCTCGCTGGGAGATATCTTCGACGAAAAAGAACGGCAGTTGTTCTTCGGACGTGTTTGCCAAACCCGTTGCCGACGAGTCTTTGACGCTGAACCGGCGCCGATCCCTGCCAGGCCTGTGTGCCACTTCGCCGTTCAGAACGTCCCACTTTTCTTCGATACCTTTAAGTGCGCTGCAAACGACACGATGAGACCTCAGATAACCTGCAAACCTATGTGA
- the LOC135401533 gene encoding endothelin-converting enzyme 2-like isoform X1 gives MRHCGERRRRRRRMKTAEKKQSKKHGARKASPGPSTGHSPNRSPGPSDRRSAGQSPNVLTGASPIGSTSPFANRFTNRFDRNRGQPAQKEASRTGSRKRKPQKQREYKIEDQPKIDVAEVAEEDTRSPSPASIRTEKKSISLSRTIIVICVVTAVFLLLLSLVFSGTFKRLFYSEGHTGCRSSQCLEAYDLFQTMRSNNISACKDFYQYSCGGWHATGSNQSSAMEMLERMLSDSLNRTFYLKALEVSQKNRSYNVLTFYKSCYAFFSVERTFKELREGLLPRLNLSLEKSMKDPLSIFNEAVHMTLSRGIDTFFSISIVQSDGKYLVVITPGKSLERKLLNDAESGDRSHFKQYMHDFMATIDPGVLDGKTRTQIMLLDEKFGNITKSSGSVVTRRVTVGRLPTVPEMMTEDSWLEALRRNQPTKNLEEDSTVAVDDMEIVQEITEFLFSGNTSYMSLYLMMQATGTFLKLHFNAHVAPQHLCTMLSCQAFTADFTVLAAKEHIGESRTKHFHFFFNNARNQLLRSLSTGNWLDNGTLYGAATRMKAIALKTPAFEAEALSSGVPVMKPDFFSNYVAMLKYRKEQDNRHPKTDDERDNDENEPQCNVLLGSAAIFHDEKKEIIVPILFMMPPLYFDVDGDDFINYSIVGRNLVELLTMSFIGGGDEDPPWWSNQVSSAFYDNTLCYGRQFTTLLGNAVGMTAYVRKRLYASLRAVSQAAASLGDIFDEKERQLFFGRVCQTRCRRVFDAEPAPIPARPVCHFAVQNVPLFFDTFKCAANDTMRPQITCKPM, from the exons atgcgccactgcggagaaagacgaagaagaagaagaagaatgaagacTGCTGAGAAGAAGCAGAGCAAGAAACATGGGGCGCGAAAGGCCTCACCTGGACCTTCAACAGGCCATTCGCCGAACCGTTCTCCTGGCCCTTCAGACAGACGTTCAGCCGGTCAATCACCAAACGTTTTAACGGGTGCTTCACCAATCGGCTCGACGAGTCCTTTCGCGAACCGATTTACGAACCGATTCGATCGGAATCGCGGCCAACCTGCACAAAAAG AGGCCTCTCGTACTGGTAGCCGGAAGCGAAAGCCCCAGAAGCAGC gcgAATACAAGATCGAAG accAACCGAAGATTGACG TTGCTGAGGTTGCTGAGGAAGACACCAGATCCCCTAGTCCTGCAAGTATTAGAACAGAAAAGAAGTCAATATCTTTGAGCCGGACCATAATTGTGATCTGCGTCGTAACCGCCGTGTTCCTCCTCCTACTGTCTCTAGTCTTCAGCGGCACTTTTAAGCGACTTTTCTACAGCGAAGGTCATACCGGTTGCCGGAGCAGCCAGTGCCTTGAGGCTTACGACCTCTTCCAGACGATGCGCAGTAATAACATCTCGGCATGCAAGGATTTCTACCAATATTCCTGTGGCGGGTGGCACGCCACAGGGTCGAACCAGTCGTCGGCCATGGAGATGCTAGAACGCATGCTCTCGGACTCTCTCAACCGGACGTTTTATCTGAAGGCCCTCGAGGTTTCGCAGAAGAACCGCTCTTACAACGTTCTTACCTTTTACAAGTCTTGCTACGCATTTTTCAG CGTGGAACGCACTTTTAAGGAACTGCGAGAAGGCCTCTTACCGCGCTTGAACTTGTCCTTGGAGAAGTCAATGAAAGATCCCTTGTCCATCTTCAATGAAGCCGTGCACATGACACTGTCGAGAGGAATTGATACCTTCTTTTCCATCTCGATTGTACAGAGCGATGGCAAGTATCTAGTTGTGATTACGCCTGGAAAATCGCTGGAACGGAAACTCCTTAATGACGCCGAATCAGGGGATCGCTCCCATTTCAAGCAATACATGCACGATTTCATGGCGACAATCGACCCTGGGGTGCTCGACGGCAAGACGCGAACCCAGATCATGCTCCTCGACGAGAAGTTCGGCAATATAACGAAGTCATCCGGAAGTGTTGTCACAAGGAGGGTTACTGTAGGAAGGTTACCCACTGTTCCCGAGATGATGACGGAGGACAGCTGGCTTGAAGCGTTGCGTCGCAACCAGCCAACGAAGAATCTTGAAGAGGACAGTACCGTTGCCGTGGACGACATGGAAATTGTCCAGGAGATCACTGAGTTTCTGTTCTCCGGTAATACGTCGTATATGTCTCTCTACCTAATGATGCAAGCGACGGGGACTTTCCTAAAGCTCCACTTCAACGCCCATGTCGCTCCGCAGCATCTCTGCACCATGTTGTCGTGCCAAGCCTTTACTGCTGACTTCACGGTCCTGGCTGCTAAGGAGCACATTGGGGAATCTAGGACAAAAcatttccatttcttttttaaCAACGCTCGCAACCAACTTCTCAGAAGCCTGTCTACAGGGAACTGGCTTGACAATGGCACCCTGTATGGTGCTGCCACTCGAATGAAAGCCATCGCCTTAAAGACCCCTGCTTTTGAGGCAGAAGCGTTGTCGTCAGGTGTACCTGTTATGAAGCCGGATTTCTTCAGCAATTATGTCGCCATGTTAAAATATAGGAAGGAACAAGACAATAGGCACCCTAAAACTGATGATGAAAGAGACAATGACGAGAATGAACCCCAGTGCAACGTCTTGTTAGGAAGCGCTGCCATATTTCATGATGAGAAGAAGGAGATAATAGTGCCCATACTTTTCATGATGCCGCCTTTGTACTTCGACGTTGATGGGGATGACTTCATAAACTATTCGATCGTAGGCAGAAACCTTGTTGAACTCCTTACGATGTCCTTTATCGGAGGAGGAGATGAAGATCCTCCTTGGTGGTCAAATCAG GTATCGTCAGCATTCTACGACAACACGCTGTGTTATGGACGTCAATTTACGACTCTTCTTGGGAACGCCGTGGGAATGACCGCCTACGTGAGGAAACGACTCTATGCGTCACTTCGAGCGGTGTCCCAGGCAGCGGCCTCGCTGGGAGATATCTTCGACGAAAAAGAACGGCAGTTGTTCTTCGGACGTGTTTGCCAAACCCGTTGCCGACGAGTCTTTGACGCTGAACCGGCGCCGATCCCTGCCAGGCCTGTGTGCCACTTCGCCGTTCAGAACGTCCCACTTTTCTTCGATACCTTTAAGTGCGCTGCAAACGACACGATGAGACCTCAGATAACCTGCAAACCTATGTGA